The following proteins are co-located in the Luteolibacter rhizosphaerae genome:
- a CDS encoding FkbM family methyltransferase: MKAWIYRNLLPPLLVRVLTRGQRRREEVENFRGLYSQFVSQGDLCFDIGANLGNRVRCFRALGCRVIAVEPQSRCVRQLQREFGADPQVTIEPMAAGASPGTATLRTSPMHVLSTISPEFVEKTRQSGRFAAVSWTGTEEVGVTTLDALVAKHGEPRFVKIDVEGFESEVLAGLSKPLSAFSFEWTPEIPGNAVSCIRKLEALGSYEFNYSWGESMRLSRAQWLSADAMIRVVEEFVGESQNFGDIYARLVSTP; the protein is encoded by the coding sequence ATGAAAGCTTGGATCTACCGCAACTTGCTGCCCCCGCTCTTGGTCAGGGTCCTGACCCGCGGCCAGAGACGGCGCGAGGAAGTGGAAAACTTCCGCGGACTCTACAGCCAGTTTGTCTCGCAGGGTGACCTATGCTTCGACATTGGAGCGAACTTGGGCAACCGCGTCCGTTGCTTCCGGGCGCTGGGCTGCCGGGTGATTGCCGTCGAACCTCAGTCACGCTGCGTGAGGCAACTGCAACGCGAGTTCGGCGCGGACCCGCAAGTCACGATCGAACCCATGGCGGCGGGGGCCTCGCCTGGCACTGCAACTCTGCGGACTTCGCCAATGCACGTTCTCTCAACCATCTCCCCCGAGTTCGTCGAGAAGACCCGGCAGTCCGGACGTTTCGCGGCGGTTTCATGGACCGGGACGGAAGAGGTCGGAGTGACCACTCTGGACGCCTTGGTTGCGAAGCATGGCGAGCCGCGCTTCGTGAAAATCGATGTGGAAGGTTTCGAGAGCGAAGTCCTCGCCGGTCTCTCCAAACCCCTGTCCGCATTCTCCTTCGAGTGGACCCCCGAGATCCCCGGGAATGCGGTCTCCTGTATCAGGAAGCTGGAAGCTCTGGGCTCTTACGAGTTCAACTATTCCTGGGGTGAATCCATGCGGCTCTCACGCGCCCAATGGCTTTCCGCGGATGCCATGATTCGTGTGGTGGAAGAGTTTGTTGGAGAAAGCCAGAACTTCGGCGATATCTACGCCCGCTTGGTTTCCACGCCTTGA
- a CDS encoding FkbM family methyltransferase, with amino-acid sequence MNDIQKAILSSPSLWPATLKSCACRFLGVKNTIVATHGIRMLANLERGKGLWCSVGGLEYEPEMRDALSLLGAGDVFVDVGANVGVYTLHAARRVGPSGKVFFFEPTTETYERTCENVKLNGFSNIKGFQKAVAAAEGTVDFMVCESNNSNYIGSGLLSQEERESVEVRTVPVDTVDALAARENLDRVDLIKIDAEGAETLVMKGAAGILGKSRPSVLFESGFVGSPLSERAFLREQGYKLYRLEGKKWVEGLDEFYGNVLGIARDEHARKLGIAR; translated from the coding sequence ATGAACGATATCCAGAAGGCCATCCTGTCCTCGCCTTCCCTGTGGCCGGCAACCTTGAAGTCCTGTGCGTGCCGCTTCCTAGGGGTAAAGAATACCATCGTCGCCACCCATGGCATCCGCATGCTTGCCAATCTCGAACGCGGCAAAGGACTCTGGTGTTCGGTCGGCGGGCTTGAGTACGAGCCGGAGATGCGGGATGCCCTCTCCCTGTTAGGGGCGGGTGATGTCTTCGTGGACGTGGGAGCGAATGTCGGTGTTTACACCTTGCATGCGGCGCGCCGTGTCGGCCCCTCGGGTAAAGTGTTTTTCTTCGAGCCCACCACTGAGACCTACGAGCGGACCTGCGAGAATGTGAAGTTGAACGGCTTCTCCAATATCAAGGGCTTTCAGAAAGCCGTGGCGGCCGCGGAAGGCACCGTGGATTTCATGGTCTGCGAATCCAACAACAGCAACTACATCGGCAGCGGCTTGCTATCGCAGGAAGAGCGGGAGTCGGTGGAAGTCCGCACCGTGCCCGTGGATACGGTCGACGCCCTGGCAGCGCGCGAGAACTTGGATCGGGTGGACTTGATCAAGATCGATGCCGAAGGCGCCGAGACTCTCGTCATGAAGGGCGCGGCAGGCATCTTGGGGAAATCACGTCCCTCCGTCCTCTTCGAAAGCGGCTTCGTCGGCTCTCCCCTGTCAGAACGGGCCTTCCTTCGGGAGCAGGGATACAAGCTCTACCGCTTGGAGGGAAAGAAGTGGGTGGAGGGGCTCGATGAATTCTACGGGAATGTCCTCGGCATCGCGCGCGACGAACATGCCCGCAAACTAGGGATCGCACGCTGA
- a CDS encoding glycosyltransferase, whose translation MEPNPSPAAALANPRVLQVFNQYLESGGEEVWVNEISRFSGRGFTVDDLRFQSSEWTRKGAPTRLRQAQRVWDNPGSRDRLRAAVENSRPDLLLFHNIIPVGSLGLYDEAAKLRLPVVQYIHNFRPFSPSGTMWVNGRVHDGGLRGNPWPEVFGRAWERSFLRTFLVAMYQSRLLGSGTLDVVKRWIAVSEFMRGKFISAGIPADKVVTLRHCWKPRATPEPARMGSHYLFLGRLVPEKGIYTMLEAWKILEKRLGAACPRLVIAGSGPEEARIHAAVARMKKVVCVGFVSGKPKDDLLHGCRALIAPSIWWEPLGLIVYEAYDFARPVVAAASGGLTETVQEGVTGFLHEPGDPERLAADIERMEQLGADGRLEMGRAGHQWLLENASPERWLNDFSGILRSVSKD comes from the coding sequence GTGGAACCCAACCCGAGCCCAGCAGCCGCACTCGCGAATCCGCGCGTCCTGCAGGTCTTCAATCAGTATTTGGAATCGGGTGGGGAAGAAGTGTGGGTGAACGAGATCTCCCGCTTCTCCGGACGTGGCTTCACGGTGGACGATCTGCGCTTCCAAAGCAGCGAATGGACCCGCAAAGGTGCGCCCACCCGGCTGCGACAGGCCCAGCGGGTATGGGATAATCCGGGTTCACGGGATCGCTTGCGGGCTGCCGTGGAGAATTCACGGCCCGACCTGCTGCTCTTCCACAACATCATCCCGGTCGGCTCGCTCGGGCTCTATGACGAGGCGGCGAAGCTCCGCCTGCCCGTGGTCCAGTATATCCACAACTTCCGCCCCTTCAGCCCCTCCGGCACCATGTGGGTGAACGGTCGTGTCCATGACGGTGGCCTGCGCGGCAATCCTTGGCCGGAAGTCTTCGGCCGCGCGTGGGAGCGATCCTTCCTCCGCACCTTCTTGGTCGCCATGTATCAATCCCGCCTTCTCGGCTCCGGGACCCTGGACGTGGTGAAGCGCTGGATCGCCGTTTCCGAGTTCATGCGCGGGAAGTTCATTTCCGCCGGCATCCCTGCGGACAAGGTGGTGACCTTGCGTCACTGCTGGAAGCCTCGCGCCACTCCCGAGCCCGCGCGGATGGGGAGTCACTATCTTTTCCTGGGACGGCTCGTTCCCGAAAAGGGGATCTATACCATGCTCGAAGCTTGGAAGATTCTGGAGAAACGGCTCGGTGCCGCTTGTCCCCGGCTGGTCATCGCGGGATCCGGGCCGGAAGAGGCGCGCATCCACGCCGCGGTTGCACGCATGAAGAAGGTGGTCTGTGTGGGCTTCGTCTCCGGGAAGCCGAAGGATGATTTGCTTCATGGCTGTCGCGCACTGATTGCTCCTTCCATCTGGTGGGAACCGCTCGGCCTGATCGTTTATGAAGCCTATGACTTTGCCCGCCCCGTCGTGGCCGCGGCATCGGGAGGCCTGACTGAAACGGTGCAGGAAGGCGTAACCGGTTTCCTTCACGAGCCGGGCGATCCCGAGCGTCTGGCGGCGGATATCGAGCGCATGGAGCAACTCGGCGCGGACGGGCGGCTGGAGATGGGCCGGGCAGGGCACCAGTGGCTTCTGGAGAACGCATCCCCGGAGCGATGGTTGAACGACTTCTCCGGAATCCTCCGGTCGGTTTCCAAGGATTGA
- a CDS encoding acyltransferase: MKRIPPQILGGLKSVRDWFLVHVAWRQHSIGRGFHAGRRVVMWAPNKITIGENCYIGRYSQIECDAEIGHNVIMANMVAFVGRYDHHFQHVGTPTRLAMQIRDPDYDWKGLDLKVVVGDDVWIGYGAIILSGVTIGEGAVVASGAVVTKDVEPYMVVGGNPARTICPRFADDSELEIHRMAIAARRKLATKPRKP, encoded by the coding sequence ATGAAGCGAATTCCTCCCCAGATCCTCGGCGGGCTGAAGAGTGTCCGCGACTGGTTCCTTGTCCATGTCGCGTGGCGCCAGCACTCCATCGGCCGCGGCTTTCACGCCGGCCGCCGGGTGGTCATGTGGGCGCCTAACAAGATCACGATCGGGGAGAACTGCTACATCGGGCGCTACAGCCAGATCGAGTGCGACGCGGAGATCGGCCACAATGTGATCATGGCGAACATGGTCGCTTTCGTCGGGCGCTACGACCATCACTTCCAGCATGTCGGCACGCCCACGCGCCTCGCGATGCAGATCCGCGATCCCGATTACGATTGGAAGGGGTTGGACCTGAAGGTCGTGGTGGGGGATGACGTGTGGATCGGCTACGGCGCGATTATCCTGAGCGGCGTAACCATCGGTGAAGGGGCGGTGGTGGCATCCGGAGCCGTGGTCACCAAGGATGTCGAGCCCTACATGGTGGTCGGCGGGAATCCGGCCAGGACCATTTGCCCGCGTTTCGCCGACGACTCGGAACTGGAGATTCACCGCATGGCGATCGCGGCGCGTCGCAAGCTGGCTACGAAGCCGAGGAAGCCCTGA
- a CDS encoding MBOAT family O-acyltransferase: protein MLFNSWEFAVLLAVTFALYYAPWSRGRHGKAWQVTLALAASVVFYGWEDPRLIVLLAISCVGNSIATARIILHKVAGDEVRVKYWTRLAVILNLALLAVFKYAPFVVGMIPFLPPSWVDAVKGIPLPIGISFYTFHGISMIVDVARGEVTREGDAMLSRGGRFAKGVRDIGFYLLFFPQLVAGPIVKAKQFWPQIAAKRLEDIPWQHVIRTLILGYFLKVFVADNLSEQTALLTIGTTELSHSGPFFVVPLLYAYSLQIFADFGGYSLIAIGLAAMFGYRFPENFDFPYLSRSITEFWRRWHMSLSAWLRDYLYIPLGGNRKGEGRTYVNLFLVMFLGGLWHGAEWKFALWGTLHGLLLAVERFLARRRGKLEDSTASPLRSAFGTLYTFHAVTLLWLTFLMPDMAHIRAFFEGVSGGSRAISGPPLFALLFYGTPVLLYHAWGWLKEYRPGLPGKLAHPLLEGSIHALMLFLLVTNPGAPRGFIYFQF, encoded by the coding sequence ATGCTCTTTAACTCTTGGGAATTCGCCGTCCTTCTAGCGGTCACCTTTGCGCTGTACTACGCGCCTTGGTCGCGCGGGCGCCATGGTAAGGCATGGCAGGTCACACTCGCCTTGGCGGCGAGCGTGGTCTTCTACGGCTGGGAGGATCCACGCCTCATCGTGCTGCTGGCGATCTCCTGTGTGGGCAATAGCATCGCCACCGCACGGATCATCCTGCACAAGGTCGCGGGTGACGAGGTGCGGGTGAAGTACTGGACCCGCCTCGCGGTGATCTTGAATTTGGCCCTGCTCGCGGTCTTCAAGTACGCGCCCTTCGTTGTCGGCATGATTCCCTTCCTGCCTCCGTCTTGGGTGGATGCGGTGAAGGGCATCCCTCTACCGATCGGCATCTCCTTCTACACTTTCCATGGCATCAGCATGATCGTGGATGTGGCCCGGGGTGAAGTTACCCGCGAGGGCGATGCGATGTTATCGCGCGGCGGACGTTTCGCAAAAGGAGTGCGGGATATTGGTTTCTATCTCCTCTTCTTCCCACAGCTGGTCGCGGGCCCCATCGTCAAGGCGAAGCAATTCTGGCCTCAGATCGCCGCGAAGCGCTTGGAAGACATCCCTTGGCAGCATGTGATCCGGACTCTGATCCTAGGTTACTTTCTCAAAGTCTTCGTGGCCGACAATCTTTCGGAGCAGACGGCGCTGCTGACCATCGGCACCACGGAACTCTCGCATTCCGGACCCTTCTTTGTAGTGCCGCTGCTGTATGCCTACAGCCTCCAGATCTTCGCGGATTTCGGCGGTTACTCGCTCATCGCCATCGGTCTGGCGGCGATGTTCGGCTACCGCTTCCCGGAGAACTTCGATTTCCCCTACCTCTCCCGCAGTATCACCGAATTCTGGCGGCGTTGGCACATGTCGCTGTCGGCTTGGCTGCGGGACTATCTCTACATCCCGCTCGGCGGAAACCGGAAGGGAGAGGGTCGCACCTATGTGAATCTCTTCCTGGTGATGTTTCTCGGCGGCCTTTGGCACGGCGCGGAATGGAAGTTCGCGCTCTGGGGCACGCTTCACGGCCTTCTGCTGGCGGTGGAGCGCTTCCTCGCCCGTCGCCGGGGCAAGCTCGAGGATAGCACGGCCTCTCCTCTCCGCTCCGCATTTGGCACGCTCTACACCTTTCACGCGGTCACCTTGCTGTGGTTGACCTTCCTGATGCCCGATATGGCTCACATCCGCGCCTTCTTCGAGGGCGTCTCGGGCGGGAGCCGGGCCATTTCAGGCCCCCCGCTCTTTGCGCTGCTGTTCTACGGGACGCCGGTGCTGCTCTACCATGCCTGGGGTTGGCTGAAAGAATACCGGCCAGGGCTTCCCGGAAAACTTGCCCATCCCCTGTTGGAGGGCAGCATCCATGCTTTGATGCTCTTCCTTCTTGTGACAAACCCCGGTGCGCCGCGTGGCTTCATCTACTTCCAGTTTTAG
- a CDS encoding glycosyltransferase family 4 protein has protein sequence MPRRLRVLISAYYCSPYRGGEAAVGWRYATGLAQDHDVTVICGDLAADGPIGRDIERYKREQGLPPGLSIHHIQAEGLTRKIHDLHALPGMWFFYYEAYRRWQLEVLALARRLHAEQAFDLVHHLTIIGFREPGYLREMGIPFVWGPINGAALMPWHYIGGFGGGGAYRHLTRNFLNLIQSRLPGRSRRAARAAAKIWCVTREDLEMVEDLWGCAGELMIETGASPVDSPSIRCLHTGEPLRLVWCGLIEDRKALHLLLEALASLPAGLAWELEVIGDGPRRERCKAMAASLGIAASVHWAGSVGHAEAQELMARGHVLVHSSLKEGTPHVVLEALSQALPVICHDACGMGVAVTEECGIKVPMLDPDTSIRGFRDAIIRIATEQGLLEQLSGGAISRAREQSWQSKIAVVSAAYRQIAASPEFI, from the coding sequence ATGCCACGCCGACTTCGGGTCCTCATCTCCGCCTACTACTGCTCACCCTACCGCGGTGGAGAGGCTGCCGTGGGCTGGCGCTACGCCACGGGCCTGGCGCAGGATCACGACGTCACGGTCATTTGCGGCGATCTTGCCGCCGATGGCCCGATTGGCCGCGACATCGAGCGCTACAAACGCGAGCAAGGGCTCCCGCCCGGCCTCTCGATCCATCACATTCAGGCGGAGGGGCTCACCCGCAAGATTCACGATCTGCATGCCCTCCCGGGCATGTGGTTCTTTTACTACGAAGCTTACCGTAGATGGCAGCTCGAAGTGCTGGCTCTTGCACGCCGCTTGCATGCGGAGCAGGCCTTCGATCTGGTGCATCACCTCACCATCATCGGCTTTCGGGAACCTGGCTACCTCCGGGAGATGGGGATTCCCTTCGTCTGGGGGCCGATCAACGGGGCTGCCCTGATGCCATGGCACTACATCGGTGGCTTCGGCGGCGGCGGGGCCTATCGCCACCTGACACGGAACTTCCTGAATTTGATCCAGAGCCGCCTGCCCGGCCGCAGCCGCCGTGCCGCCCGCGCAGCCGCGAAGATCTGGTGCGTTACCCGGGAGGATCTGGAAATGGTGGAAGATCTCTGGGGCTGCGCAGGCGAGCTGATGATCGAGACAGGTGCGAGCCCTGTCGATTCGCCATCGATCAGGTGCCTCCATACCGGCGAGCCCCTGCGCCTGGTGTGGTGCGGCCTCATCGAGGATCGCAAGGCGCTCCACCTGTTGCTCGAGGCCCTTGCTTCACTCCCGGCCGGACTGGCTTGGGAGCTGGAGGTGATCGGGGACGGTCCCCGGCGGGAAAGATGCAAGGCCATGGCCGCTTCGCTCGGGATCGCTGCTTCGGTGCACTGGGCAGGCAGCGTTGGACATGCCGAGGCGCAGGAACTGATGGCCCGTGGCCACGTGCTGGTTCATAGCTCGCTCAAGGAAGGTACGCCCCATGTCGTGCTCGAAGCGCTTTCCCAAGCTCTCCCGGTGATTTGTCACGACGCCTGCGGGATGGGAGTGGCGGTGACGGAAGAGTGCGGCATCAAGGTGCCGATGCTCGATCCCGACACCAGCATCCGCGGCTTCCGCGACGCGATCATCCGCATTGCCACCGAGCAGGGGTTGCTCGAGCAACTCTCCGGGGGGGCTATCTCCCGCGCCCGGGAACAATCATGGCAGAGTAAGATCGCCGTCGTGAGCGCGGCCTACCGGCAGATCGCCGCTTCACCCGAATTTATCTAA